From Streptomyces fungicidicus, one genomic window encodes:
- a CDS encoding SCO2400 family protein codes for MDFCQPCRRHLNGALACPGCGTPVETPPVSPLPSDEPDAETAEAGGDDLSPGESRRDRKAAAHRRRRNRTLLVVAGFVLAAGGLSLAELGLDAPGAKPEPAVAGEESTDGGATKVKPSESAGAGAVTPGESPRAEVSGSPSAGGSPSEKESKEAETESASEAPSSPAEPPPAADPTTSSAPAEPPPEPETPEPTTQEPEPEPEPEPSETCDRFLWWCT; via the coding sequence ATGGACTTTTGCCAGCCGTGCCGACGGCACCTCAACGGCGCCTTGGCCTGCCCCGGCTGCGGCACGCCCGTGGAGACGCCTCCCGTCTCCCCCCTGCCGTCGGACGAGCCCGACGCCGAGACCGCCGAGGCCGGCGGCGACGACCTCTCCCCGGGGGAGAGCCGTCGGGACCGCAAGGCCGCGGCGCACCGCCGGCGGCGCAACCGCACGCTGCTCGTCGTGGCGGGCTTCGTGCTCGCGGCGGGCGGACTGAGCCTCGCGGAACTGGGCCTGGACGCGCCGGGGGCGAAGCCGGAGCCGGCGGTGGCGGGGGAGGAGTCCACGGACGGCGGCGCGACGAAGGTGAAGCCGTCGGAGTCGGCGGGCGCCGGCGCGGTGACTCCGGGGGAGTCGCCCCGCGCGGAGGTCTCCGGCTCGCCGTCGGCCGGCGGGTCTCCTTCGGAGAAGGAGTCGAAGGAGGCGGAGACCGAGAGCGCCTCGGAGGCGCCGTCCTCGCCCGCGGAGCCGCCCCCGGCGGCGGATCCGACGACGTCCTCGGCTCCGGCGGAGCCTCCTCCTGAGCCGGAGACGCCCGAGCCGACCACGCAGGAGCCCGAGCCCGAGCCTGAACCCGAGCCGTCGGAGACGTGCGACCGTTTCCTGTGGTGGTGCACCTGA
- a CDS encoding mandelate racemase/muconate lactonizing enzyme family protein, translating to MRITGISTHVVGTPWRNLTYVQVHTDEGITGVGETRMLGHTDALLGYLKEAEVNHILGADPFAVEDLVRRMKYGDYGRAGEIVMSGIAVVEMACWDIKGKALGVPVWQLLGGKVTDKVKAYANGWYTTERTPEAYHKAAKTVMERGYRALKIDPFGTGHFELDHEQSLYAVSLIEAVRDAIGPDAELMLEMHGRFSPATAVRLAHELAPFKPAWLEEPVPPENLKALEKVAAKVDVPLATGERIHDRIEFRELFESQAVDILQPDVGHIGGIWETRKLAATAETHYMLVAPHNVGGPVLTAASLQVGFTSPNFKILEHFNDFADAEIKKVVKGAPQVDPEDGCFHLSDAPGLGVELDVDAAAEFPQQQARFDLWAEGWEQRKPKGTK from the coding sequence GTGCGCATCACCGGAATCAGCACACACGTGGTCGGGACGCCGTGGCGCAACCTGACCTACGTCCAGGTGCACACCGACGAGGGGATCACCGGAGTCGGCGAGACCCGGATGCTGGGCCACACCGACGCCCTCCTGGGTTACCTGAAGGAAGCCGAGGTCAACCATATTCTCGGCGCCGATCCGTTCGCTGTCGAGGACCTGGTCCGCCGGATGAAGTACGGCGACTACGGCCGCGCCGGCGAGATCGTGATGTCCGGTATCGCCGTCGTCGAGATGGCCTGCTGGGACATCAAGGGCAAGGCCCTCGGCGTGCCCGTCTGGCAGCTGCTGGGCGGCAAGGTCACCGACAAGGTCAAGGCGTACGCCAACGGCTGGTACACCACCGAGCGCACCCCGGAGGCGTACCACAAGGCCGCGAAGACGGTCATGGAGCGCGGCTACCGGGCGCTGAAGATCGATCCGTTCGGCACCGGGCACTTCGAGCTGGACCACGAGCAGAGCCTGTACGCGGTCTCGCTGATCGAGGCGGTGCGGGACGCGATCGGCCCGGACGCCGAGCTGATGCTGGAGATGCACGGCCGCTTCTCCCCGGCCACCGCCGTCCGTCTCGCGCACGAGCTCGCGCCGTTCAAGCCGGCGTGGCTGGAGGAGCCGGTCCCGCCGGAGAACCTCAAGGCGCTGGAGAAGGTCGCCGCGAAGGTCGACGTGCCCCTCGCCACCGGCGAACGCATCCACGACCGCATCGAGTTCCGCGAGCTGTTCGAGAGCCAGGCCGTCGACATCCTCCAGCCGGACGTCGGCCACATCGGCGGCATCTGGGAGACCCGCAAGCTCGCCGCGACCGCCGAGACCCACTACATGCTGGTCGCCCCGCACAACGTCGGCGGCCCCGTGCTCACCGCCGCGTCCCTCCAGGTCGGCTTCACCTCGCCGAACTTCAAGATCCTGGAGCACTTCAACGACTTCGCGGACGCGGAGATCAAGAAGGTGGTGAAGGGCGCGCCGCAGGTGGACCCGGAGGACGGGTGCTTCCACCTCTCCGACGCCCCCGGTCTCGGCGTGGAGCTGGACGTCGACGCGGCGGCCGAGTTCCCGCAGCAGCAGGCCCGGTTCGACCTCTGGGCCGAGGGCTGGGAGCAGCGCAAGCCCAAGGGCACCAAGTGA
- a CDS encoding zinc-dependent alcohol dehydrogenase, producing MSTAVVVEGPGEHRLVPHEPREPGPGEALVRVHAAGICGSDREVYQGNRPEGYVRYPLTPGHEWSGTVERVGAGVPEALVGRKVVGEGFRNCQVCDRCHAGETTLCSAGYEETGFTQPGAMAATLTLPARLLHVLPGDADLSAAALLEPAACIAAAALKANAVPGERVAVVGTGTLGMFAVQFLRANSPSELLVVGSRDDREALSRQYGATDFRTKDRELPDDFDVVIETAGSADAARTAASLLRRGGRLVLTGIPAPGADGLDPTDLVVRQLEVHTVFGAPPDAWAHTVRVFAAGLLDPLPLVTHELPLDEFPRAIELVGSGDPKVGKVLLRP from the coding sequence GTGAGCACCGCCGTCGTAGTGGAGGGCCCGGGCGAGCACCGCCTGGTCCCGCACGAGCCGCGCGAGCCCGGTCCCGGTGAGGCGCTGGTCCGGGTGCACGCGGCCGGGATCTGCGGCAGCGACCGCGAGGTGTACCAGGGCAACCGGCCCGAGGGGTACGTGCGTTACCCGCTGACGCCGGGACACGAGTGGTCCGGCACCGTGGAGCGGGTGGGCGCCGGGGTGCCGGAGGCGCTCGTCGGCCGCAAGGTGGTCGGCGAGGGGTTCCGGAACTGCCAGGTCTGCGACCGCTGTCACGCCGGTGAGACGACGCTGTGCTCGGCGGGCTACGAGGAGACCGGGTTCACCCAGCCGGGTGCCATGGCCGCCACGCTGACCCTCCCGGCCCGGCTGCTGCACGTGCTGCCCGGCGACGCCGACCTGAGCGCCGCCGCGCTGCTCGAGCCCGCCGCCTGCATCGCCGCAGCCGCGCTGAAGGCGAACGCCGTGCCCGGTGAGCGGGTGGCGGTGGTCGGCACCGGCACGCTGGGGATGTTCGCCGTGCAGTTCCTGCGCGCCAACTCCCCCTCGGAGCTGCTGGTGGTGGGCTCCCGGGACGACCGCGAGGCGCTGTCCCGGCAGTACGGGGCCACCGACTTCCGCACCAAGGACCGCGAACTGCCGGACGACTTCGACGTGGTGATCGAGACCGCCGGGTCCGCCGACGCGGCCCGTACGGCGGCCTCGCTGCTGCGGCGCGGCGGCCGGCTGGTCCTCACCGGCATCCCCGCGCCGGGCGCCGACGGGCTCGACCCGACGGACCTGGTGGTACGGCAGCTGGAGGTGCACACCGTCTTCGGCGCACCGCCGGACGCCTGGGCGCACACCGTGCGGGTCTTCGCCGCCGGGCTGCTCGACCCGCTCCCGCTGGTGACCCACGAACTGCCGCTCGACGAGTTCCCGCGCGCCATCGAACTGGTGGGATCGGGCGACCCGAAGGTGGGCAAGGTCCTGCTGCGTCCCTAG
- the chvE gene encoding multiple monosaccharide ABC transporter substrate-binding protein yields MRNRRAALAAVASAASLALTLTACGQNSEGGSEEDKGSSKGATVGIAMPTKSSERWIADGNNVVQNLKAKGFKTKLVFGEDEPDQQVSQIENMITQGVDALIVAAIDNKSLNNVLQQAADADIPVISYDRLILGTENVDYYASFDNEKVGELQGTYIVEKLGLKDGGEKGPFNLELFAGSNDDNNTRYFFQGAMNVLQPYIDKKQLVVKSGQTELTQVTTLRWDGATAQRRMDDILTKSYKSGRVDAVLSPYDGISIGIISALKSDGYGSKDKPLPVVTGQDAEVASVKSIIDDQQSMTVYKDTRELAKVATNMVDALLNDKKPETNDTKTYDNGAKVVPAYLLEPVAVDKANYQAEVVDSGYIKESDLK; encoded by the coding sequence ATGCGTAATCGCAGAGCCGCACTCGCCGCCGTCGCCTCGGCCGCCTCCCTCGCCCTGACCCTGACCGCCTGCGGCCAGAACAGCGAGGGCGGCAGCGAGGAGGACAAGGGCAGCTCCAAGGGGGCCACCGTCGGCATCGCGATGCCGACGAAGTCCTCCGAGCGCTGGATCGCCGACGGCAACAACGTCGTGCAGAACCTGAAGGCCAAGGGCTTCAAGACCAAGCTGGTCTTCGGCGAGGACGAGCCCGACCAGCAGGTCTCGCAGATCGAGAACATGATCACGCAGGGCGTGGACGCGCTGATCGTGGCGGCCATCGACAACAAGTCGCTGAACAACGTGCTCCAGCAGGCCGCCGACGCGGACATCCCGGTGATCTCCTACGACCGGCTCATCCTCGGCACCGAGAACGTCGACTACTACGCCTCCTTCGACAACGAGAAGGTCGGCGAGCTCCAGGGCACCTACATCGTCGAGAAGCTCGGCCTGAAGGACGGCGGCGAGAAGGGCCCCTTCAACCTCGAGCTGTTCGCCGGCTCCAACGACGACAACAACACCCGCTACTTCTTCCAGGGCGCGATGAACGTCCTGCAGCCGTACATCGACAAGAAGCAGCTCGTCGTCAAGTCCGGCCAGACGGAGCTGACCCAGGTCACCACGCTCCGCTGGGACGGCGCCACCGCGCAGCGCCGCATGGACGACATCCTCACCAAGTCCTACAAGAGCGGCCGGGTCGACGCGGTGCTCTCGCCGTACGACGGCATCTCCATCGGCATCATCTCGGCGCTGAAGTCCGACGGCTACGGCTCCAAGGACAAGCCGCTGCCGGTCGTCACCGGCCAGGACGCCGAGGTCGCCTCGGTGAAGTCGATCATCGACGACCAGCAGTCGATGACCGTCTACAAGGACACCCGCGAGCTCGCCAAGGTGGCCACCAACATGGTGGACGCGCTGCTCAACGACAAGAAGCCCGAGACCAACGACACCAAGACCTACGACAACGGGGCGAAGGTCGTGCCGGCCTACCTGCTGGAGCCGGTCGCGGTCGACAAGGCCAACTACCAGGCGGAGGTCGTCGACTCCGGCTACATCAAGGAAAGCGACCTCAAGTAA
- the mmsA gene encoding multiple monosaccharide ABC transporter ATP-binding protein: protein MAGPVLEMRSIVKTFPGVKALSDVTLTVRQGEVHAICGENGAGKSTLMKVLSGVHPHGSYEGEILFEGEPCRFKDIRASEQHGIVIIHQELALVPFLSLAENIFLGNEHATRGLINWNETLRHASELLRRVGLSDHPETRVADIGVGKQQLVEIAKALSKKVKLLILDEPTAALNDEDSDKLLDLILELKKQGITSIIISHKLNEIRKVADSVTIIRDGQSIETLDVKAPETTEDRIISGMVGRDLDHRFPERTPHQPEEGKAPALEIRNWTVHHPIDQQRKVVDDVSISVRRGEIVGIAGLMGAGRTELAMSVFGRAYGRHAAGTVLKDGREIRTKTVPEAVGHGIAYVTEDRKHYGLNLLDTINRNISLTALGKVAKRGVVDEHEERQVSERYRKSMNIKAPTVFEPVGKLSGGNQQKVVLSKWIFAGPDVLILDEPTRGIDVGAKYEIYTVIDKLAAEGKAVVFISSELPELLGMCDRIYTMAAGRLTGEFSRAEASQESLMRQMTKDKEVTR, encoded by the coding sequence ATGGCGGGACCCGTCCTGGAAATGCGCTCGATCGTCAAGACCTTTCCCGGCGTCAAGGCGCTGTCGGACGTCACGCTGACCGTCCGGCAGGGCGAGGTCCACGCCATCTGCGGCGAGAACGGCGCCGGGAAGTCCACCCTGATGAAGGTGCTCTCCGGCGTCCATCCGCACGGCAGCTACGAGGGCGAGATCCTCTTCGAGGGGGAGCCCTGCCGGTTCAAGGACATCCGGGCGAGCGAACAGCACGGCATCGTGATCATCCACCAGGAGCTGGCGCTGGTGCCGTTCCTGTCCCTCGCGGAGAACATCTTCCTCGGCAACGAGCACGCCACCCGCGGGCTGATCAACTGGAACGAGACCCTGCGGCACGCCAGCGAGCTGCTGCGCCGGGTCGGTCTCAGCGACCACCCGGAGACCCGCGTCGCCGACATCGGCGTGGGCAAGCAGCAGCTCGTGGAGATCGCCAAGGCGCTCTCCAAGAAGGTGAAGCTGCTCATCCTCGACGAGCCGACCGCGGCCCTGAACGACGAGGACAGCGACAAACTCCTGGATCTCATCCTGGAGTTGAAGAAGCAGGGCATCACCTCGATCATCATCTCCCACAAGCTGAACGAGATCCGCAAGGTCGCCGACTCGGTGACGATCATCCGGGACGGCCAGTCGATCGAGACGCTCGACGTGAAGGCCCCGGAGACCACCGAGGACCGGATCATCAGCGGCATGGTCGGCCGCGACCTCGACCACCGCTTCCCCGAACGCACCCCGCACCAGCCGGAGGAGGGCAAGGCCCCCGCGCTGGAGATCCGCAACTGGACCGTGCACCACCCGATCGACCAGCAGCGCAAGGTCGTCGACGACGTGTCGATCAGCGTGCGGCGCGGTGAGATCGTCGGTATCGCGGGCCTGATGGGCGCCGGCCGCACCGAGCTGGCGATGAGCGTCTTCGGCCGGGCCTACGGGCGGCACGCGGCCGGCACCGTCCTGAAGGACGGCCGGGAGATCCGTACGAAGACCGTCCCCGAGGCGGTCGGCCACGGCATCGCGTACGTCACCGAGGACCGCAAGCACTACGGCCTCAACCTGCTCGACACCATCAACCGGAACATCTCGCTGACCGCCCTCGGCAAGGTCGCCAAGCGGGGCGTCGTCGACGAGCACGAGGAACGGCAGGTCTCCGAGCGCTACCGGAAGTCGATGAACATCAAGGCCCCGACGGTGTTCGAGCCGGTGGGCAAGCTGTCCGGCGGCAACCAGCAGAAGGTCGTCCTCAGCAAGTGGATCTTCGCCGGTCCGGACGTGCTGATCCTCGACGAGCCGACCCGCGGCATCGACGTCGGCGCCAAGTACGAGATCTACACGGTCATCGACAAGCTGGCCGCCGAGGGCAAGGCGGTCGTCTTCATCTCCTCCGAGCTGCCGGAGCTGCTCGGCATGTGCGACCGCATCTACACCATGGCCGCCGGGCGGCTCACGGGTGAGTTCTCGCGGGCCGAGGCCTCGCAGGAATCGCTGATGCGCCAGATGACGAAGGACAAAGAGGTAACCCGATGA
- the mmsB gene encoding multiple monosaccharide ABC transporter permease yields the protein MSTDVTAKSPAPAPPGGTGSAAGGGLLHLVLDGLRRNMRQYGMLLALGLIVALFAVWTEGDLLLPRNVSNLVLQNSYILILAIGMMLVIIAGHIDLSVGSLTAFVGAFAAVLTVQHDIPWPLAVVLCLLAGAVAGAAQGFFIAYLGIPSFIVTLAGMLVFRGVTEILLEGQTLGPFPNGLQKMGNGFLPEAGPETNYHNITLLLGFAMVAFVILQELRDRKRQQEFALDVVPFNLFLLKLVAIAAALLTVTLLLASYKGAPIILLILGALVVGYGYLMRNAVFGRHIYAIGGNLPAAKLSGVKDKKVTFLVFLNMGVLAALAGLAIAARLNAASPKAGLNYELEAIASAFIGGASMSGGVGTVLGAIIGGLVLGVLNNGMNLLSVGTDWQQVIKGLALLAAVGFDVWNKRKSGS from the coding sequence ATGAGCACGGATGTGACCGCCAAGAGCCCGGCCCCGGCGCCGCCGGGCGGCACCGGATCGGCCGCGGGCGGGGGCCTGCTCCACCTGGTGCTGGACGGCCTGCGCCGCAACATGCGCCAGTACGGCATGCTGCTCGCCCTCGGCCTGATCGTGGCGCTGTTCGCCGTGTGGACCGAAGGCGACCTGCTGCTGCCGCGCAACGTCTCCAACCTGGTCCTGCAGAACAGCTACATCCTGATCCTCGCGATCGGCATGATGCTGGTGATCATCGCGGGCCACATCGACCTGTCGGTCGGCTCGCTCACCGCGTTCGTCGGCGCGTTCGCGGCCGTGCTGACGGTGCAGCACGACATACCCTGGCCGCTCGCCGTGGTGCTGTGCCTGCTGGCCGGCGCCGTCGCGGGCGCGGCGCAGGGCTTCTTCATCGCCTATCTCGGCATACCGTCGTTCATCGTCACCCTGGCCGGCATGCTGGTCTTCCGCGGGGTGACGGAGATCCTCCTGGAGGGCCAGACCCTCGGCCCGTTCCCGAACGGTCTGCAGAAGATGGGCAACGGCTTCCTGCCCGAGGCCGGCCCGGAGACGAACTACCACAACATCACCCTGCTGCTGGGCTTCGCGATGGTCGCCTTCGTGATCCTCCAGGAGCTGCGCGACCGCAAGCGCCAGCAGGAGTTCGCGCTGGACGTGGTGCCGTTCAACCTCTTCCTGCTGAAGCTCGTCGCCATCGCCGCCGCGCTCCTCACGGTCACCCTGCTGCTCGCCAGCTACAAGGGCGCCCCGATCATCCTGCTGATCCTGGGCGCGCTGGTGGTCGGCTACGGCTACCTCATGCGGAACGCGGTCTTCGGCCGGCACATCTACGCGATCGGCGGCAACCTGCCGGCGGCGAAGCTGTCCGGTGTGAAGGACAAGAAGGTCACCTTCCTGGTCTTCCTGAACATGGGCGTGCTCGCGGCCCTGGCGGGTCTGGCGATCGCCGCCCGTCTGAACGCGGCGTCTCCGAAGGCGGGCCTGAACTACGAACTCGAGGCGATCGCCTCGGCGTTCATCGGCGGCGCGTCCATGAGCGGCGGTGTCGGCACCGTGCTCGGCGCGATCATCGGCGGTCTCGTCCTCGGCGTGCTGAACAACGGCATGAACCTCCTGAGCGTCGGCACCGACTGGCAGCAGGTCATCAAGGGCCTCGCCCTGCTGGCCGCGGTCGGCTTCGACGTGTGGAACAAGCGCAAGTCCGGTTCGTAA